Proteins from one Hoplias malabaricus isolate fHopMal1 chromosome 2, fHopMal1.hap1, whole genome shotgun sequence genomic window:
- the dctn1a gene encoding dynactin subunit 1a isoform X1 has product MSADGGAKPAKVGSLVEVIGKGQRGTVAYVGATLFASGKWVGVILDEPKGKNDGTVQGKTYFTCKENHGIFVRQSQIQLIEEGGSSATSPDTPESGVSRLPRKEIQETPGKGIKQTPTARKSAVRRSTKWSAPGRLSYSSSFPSLLMTGRPSALGSVPDLTENEPATPSQTALGAPIMPQPSGTPGGSSHATSTKAESGISKQEEEALRAQVKDLEEKLETLKMKRAEDKAKLKELEKHKIQLEQLQEWKSKMQEQQNELQKQLKEAKREAKEALEAKERYMEEMADTSDAIEMATLDKEMAEERAESLQQEVEGLKEKVEELTMDLEILKHEIEEKGSDGAASSYHVKQLEEQNSRLKEALVRMRDLSASEKQEHLKLQKQMEKKNSELETLRVQKEKLQEEMKEAEATIDELKEQVDAALGAEEMVETLTGRNLDLEEKVREMRETVSDLEAMNEMNDELQENARETELELREQLDLAGARVREANKRVEAAQETVADYQQTINKYRELTAHLQEVNRELTSQQSASAEQLQQPPTELFDFKIKFAETKAYAKAIEMELRKMEVSQANRHVSLLTSFMPESFLRHGGDHDCVLVLLLIPRLICKAELIIKQAQEKFDLNGNIVDRTGQRGPAGEQQSFATGLVYSLTLLQATLHKYEQALNQCSVEVYKRMGTLFSEMSVHERCLDFFIDLLHKDQLDETVQVEPLTKAIKYYQQLYGIHLAEQTEDCTVQLADHIKFIQSALDCMGAEVGRLRAFLQPGQEGTEFTLLLKDLDTSCGDIRQFCKKIRRRMPGTDAPGIPAALSYPPQVSEVLVDCRKQMARVLAVLQEVAAAGAQTIAPLAEQEGLSSLKLEDLTFKAVEQVYGSHGLNPQECLRQSCSAVIATMNKMATAMQEGEYDSEKPQRVPPPVESRAAALRAEITDAEGLGLKLEDRETVIKELKKSLKIKGEELSEANVRLSLLEKKLDTSTKDADERVEKIQTKLDEALTLLKKKEKEFEETMDALQADIDQLEAEKAELKQRLSSQTRVAVEGVRGSPASGIASIVTGTAAGGGIVGGISGSVQVVDSPLMRQQIDVQRLAIKHLKNENYRLKAEKMKAQLASLPPLNTPNLSQRIKEGALTEGAAGSLYRKTDLLLNNLLKMSAGVRVVDITGKTPVSASAQLLEQMARLQSLSEALDKLKSEVSEHIVSQQSGAQVCSDFATFPSSPFIKAEEEKRRCGTVLVGKVMIPCSRGKEQAHSLILTHPQLQQVHHLLMT; this is encoded by the exons ATGAGTGCTGATGGAGGAGCAAAACCTGCAAAAGTGGGATCATTGGTAGAGGTGATTGGTAAAGGCCAACGGGGCACTGTCGCATATGTTGGAGCCACTCTCTTCGCCTCTGGGAAATGGGTCGGTGTCATACTTGACGAACCAAAGGGCAAGAATGATGGCACTGTGCAGGGGAAAACATACTTCACCTGCAAAGAGAATCATGGTATTTTCGTACGTCAGTCCCAG ATCCAGTTGATTGAAGAAGGTGGAAGCTCTGCTACATCTCCAGACACACCTGAGTCAGGTGTCTCCAGACTGCCTCGGAAAG AAATTCAAGAAACCCCAGGAAAAGGAATAAAGCAG ACTCCAACTGCAAGGAAG TCAGCTGTGCGTCGTAGTACAAAG TGGAGTGCTCCCGGTCGACTTTCATACTCATCCTCCTTCCCCTCCCTCCTTATG ACTGGTCGTCCCTCTGCTCTTGGATCTGTTCCTGATTTGACGGAGAATGAGCCTGCTACACCTTCCCAAACTGCACTGGGTGCTCCCATAATGCCACAGCCCAGCGGAACCCCTGGAGGCTCTTCCCATGCAACCTCCACCAAG GCAGAGTCTGGGATTTCCAAACAG gaggaGGAGGCCCTGAGAGCTCAGGTGAAGGACCTGGAGGAGAAACTGGAGACTCTGAAAATGAAGCGAGCTGAAGACAAGGCAAAGCTCAAGGAGCTGGAGAAGCACAAAATTCAACTGGAGCAGTTGCAGGAGTGGAAGAGCAAGATGCAGGAACAGCAGAATGAGCTTCAGAAACAGCTAAAAGAGGCCAAGAGG GAAGCTAAGGAAGCCCTGGAGGCAAAGGAACGTTACATGGAGGAAATGGCAGACACTTCAGACGCTATAGAGATGGCAACACTGGATAAAGAGATGGCGGAAGAGAGGGCTGAGTCTCTGCAACAAGAGGTTGAGGGGTTAAAGGAGAAAGTGGAGGAGTTAACCATGGACCTAGAGATCCTCAAACATGAGATAGAGGAGAAAG GTTCAGATGGGGCAGCGTCTAGTTATCATGTGAAGCAGCTAGAGGAACAGAACAGCCGGCTAAAAGAGGCTCTGGTCAG AATGAGGGATCTATCTGCATCAGAGAAGCAGGAGCATTTGAAACTTCAGAAACAGATGGAGAAGAAGAACTCTGAGCTTGAGACTCTGAGAGTTCAGAAAGAGAAGCTGCAGGAAGAGATGAAAGAGGCTGAAGCCACGATTGATGAGCTGAAAGAGCAG GTGGATGCTGCTCTGGGAGCAGAAGAAATGGTGGAGACTCTGACTGGAAGAAATCTGGATTTGGAggaaaaagtgagagaaatgagagagactGTCAGTGACTTG GAAGCAATGAATGAGATGAATGACGAGCTGCAGGAGAATGCAAGGGAGACTGAGCTGGAGCTCAGGGAGCAGTTGGATCTTGCTGGAGCTCGGGTTCGAGAGGCAAATAAAAGAGTGGAGGCAGCTCAGGAGACTGTGGCAGATTACCAGCAAACTATCAATAAATACAGAGAACTCACTGCTCACCTGCAG GAAGTGAATCGTGAGCTGACCAGTCAGCAGAGTGCTTCAGCAGAGCAGCTGCAACAGCCTCCCACTGAACTCTTCGACTTTAAGATCAAATTTGCTGAAACCAAAGCTTACGCCAAG gcCATAGAGATGGAGCTACGTAAGATGGAGGTATCTCAGGCAAACAGACATGTATCTTTGCTTACCTCCTTTATGCCTGAGTCATTCCTGAGACATGGAGGAGATCATGACTGTGTTTTGGTCCTGCTACTCATCCCCCGACTCATCTGCAAG GCTGAGTTGATCATTAAACAGGCTCAGGAGAAATTTGATCTTAACGGAAATATtgtggacaggacaggacagcgAGGACCAGCTGGAGAACAGCAGAGCTTTGCCACTGGACTTgtttactctctcactctcctacAGGCCACATTGCACAAATATGAGCA GGCTCTAAATCAATGCAGTGTGGAGGTCTATAAGCGAATGGGAACACTGTTCTCTGAGATGAGTGTTCATGAGAGATGTCTAGACTTCTTCATTGATCTTCTTCACAAAGACCAGCTTGATGAAACTGTCCAAGTGGAGCCACTCACCAAGGCCATCAAATACTACCAG CAACTGTATGGCATCCACCTGGCggaacagactgaagactgcaCCGTGCAGCTGGCTGATCATATTAAATTTATCCAGAGCGCTCTGGACTGCATGGGGGCAGAGGTTGGTCGTCTGCGGGCCTTCCTGCAGCCAGGACAGGAAGGGACAGAATTTACCCTTCTACTGAAGGACTTGGACACTTCCTGTGGAGATATACGTCAGTTTTGTAAGAAAATCCGCCGCAGGATGCCTGGCACAGATGCTCCAGGAATTCCTGCAGCACTCAGTTACCCGCCTCAG GTAAGTGAAGTTCTGGTGGACTGTAGGAAGCAGATGGCTAGAGTACTTGCTGTTCTGCAAGAAGTGGCAGCAGCTGGAGCTCAAACGATTGCTCCCCTCGCTGAACAGGAAGGCCTTTCCTCCCTCAAACTGGAGGACCTGACCTTTAAAGCAGTTGAacag GTTTATGGTTCTCACGGTCTGAACCCTCAAGAGTGTCTGCGTCAGTCATGCAGCGCTGTAATAGCAACAATGAACAAGATGGCCACTGCCATGCAGGAGGGAGAGTATGACTCAGAGAAACCCCAGCGAGTG CCTCCACCTGTAGAATCTCGAGCTGCTGCTTTGAGAGCTGAGATCACTGATGCTGAGGGACTGGGTCTGAAGTTGGAGGACAGAGAGACTGTTATCAAGGAGCTCAAAAAATCACTGAAAATCAAG GGAGAGGAACTGAGTGAGGCAAATGTGCGTCTGAGTTTGCTGGAGAAGAAACTGGACACATCCACTAAAGATGCAGATGAACGAGTGGAGAAGATCCAAACCAAACTGGACGAGGCTCTGACTCTgctgaagaagaaagagaa gGAGTTTGAGGAGACGATGGATGCTCTCCAGGCTGATATTGATCAGCTGGAGGCAGAGAAAGCGGAACTAAAGCAGAGACTCAGCAGCCAAACACGGGTCGCTGTTGAAGGTGTGCGCGGGTCCCCAGCATCCGGCATCGCTTCCATTGTTACGGGAACTGCAGCAG gaggaGGTATTGTGGGAGGTATATCTGGATCTGTTCAGGTGGTGGATTCTCCGCTCATGAGGCAGCAGATTGACGTCCAGAGACTCGCCATCAAACACTTGAAGAATGAAAACTACAGACTCAag GCTGAGAAGATGAAGGCTCAGCTGGCATCTCTTCCACCTCTCAACACCCCGAACTTGTCTCAGAGAATTAAGGAGGGTGCTCTGACTGAGGGGGCAGCAGGATCTTTGTATCGCAAAACTGACCTGCTCCTCAACAACCTGCTGAAAATGAGTGCAGGGGTCAGGGTTGTGGACATCACCGGAAAAACCCCAG TAAGTGCGAGTGCTCAGCTGTTAGAGCAGATGGCCAGATTGCAGTCTCTCAGTGAAGCTCTGGACAAACTGAag agtgaAGTATCTGAGCACATAGTAAGTCAGCAGTCAGGGGCTCAGGTTTGCTCAGATTTTGCCACATTCCCCTCATCTCCTTTCATCAAG GCCgaggaagagaagaggaggtgtggaacagtgttggTGGGTAAAGTGATGATCCCTTGCTCTCGTGGTAAAGAGCAGGCTCATTCACTCATCCTGACTCACCCTCAGCTCCAGCAAGTTCATCACCTCTTGATGACATAA
- the dctn1a gene encoding dynactin subunit 1a isoform X2 — protein MSADGGAKPAKVGSLVEVIGKGQRGTVAYVGATLFASGKWVGVILDEPKGKNDGTVQGKTYFTCKENHGIFVRQSQIQLIEEGGSSATSPDTPESGVSRLPRKEIQETPGKGIKQTPTARKSAVRRSTKWSAPGRLSYSSSFPSLLMTGRPSALGSVPDLTENEPATPSQTALGAPIMPQPSGTPGGSSHATSTKEEEALRAQVKDLEEKLETLKMKRAEDKAKLKELEKHKIQLEQLQEWKSKMQEQQNELQKQLKEAKREAKEALEAKERYMEEMADTSDAIEMATLDKEMAEERAESLQQEVEGLKEKVEELTMDLEILKHEIEEKGSDGAASSYHVKQLEEQNSRLKEALVRMRDLSASEKQEHLKLQKQMEKKNSELETLRVQKEKLQEEMKEAEATIDELKEQVDAALGAEEMVETLTGRNLDLEEKVREMRETVSDLEAMNEMNDELQENARETELELREQLDLAGARVREANKRVEAAQETVADYQQTINKYRELTAHLQEVNRELTSQQSASAEQLQQPPTELFDFKIKFAETKAYAKAIEMELRKMEVSQANRHVSLLTSFMPESFLRHGGDHDCVLVLLLIPRLICKAELIIKQAQEKFDLNGNIVDRTGQRGPAGEQQSFATGLVYSLTLLQATLHKYEQALNQCSVEVYKRMGTLFSEMSVHERCLDFFIDLLHKDQLDETVQVEPLTKAIKYYQQLYGIHLAEQTEDCTVQLADHIKFIQSALDCMGAEVGRLRAFLQPGQEGTEFTLLLKDLDTSCGDIRQFCKKIRRRMPGTDAPGIPAALSYPPQVSEVLVDCRKQMARVLAVLQEVAAAGAQTIAPLAEQEGLSSLKLEDLTFKAVEQVYGSHGLNPQECLRQSCSAVIATMNKMATAMQEGEYDSEKPQRVPPPVESRAAALRAEITDAEGLGLKLEDRETVIKELKKSLKIKGEELSEANVRLSLLEKKLDTSTKDADERVEKIQTKLDEALTLLKKKEKEFEETMDALQADIDQLEAEKAELKQRLSSQTRVAVEGVRGSPASGIASIVTGTAAGGGIVGGISGSVQVVDSPLMRQQIDVQRLAIKHLKNENYRLKAEKMKAQLASLPPLNTPNLSQRIKEGALTEGAAGSLYRKTDLLLNNLLKMSAGVRVVDITGKTPVSASAQLLEQMARLQSLSEALDKLKSEVSEHIVSQQSGAQVCSDFATFPSSPFIKAEEEKRRCGTVLVGKVMIPCSRGKEQAHSLILTHPQLQQVHHLLMT, from the exons ATGAGTGCTGATGGAGGAGCAAAACCTGCAAAAGTGGGATCATTGGTAGAGGTGATTGGTAAAGGCCAACGGGGCACTGTCGCATATGTTGGAGCCACTCTCTTCGCCTCTGGGAAATGGGTCGGTGTCATACTTGACGAACCAAAGGGCAAGAATGATGGCACTGTGCAGGGGAAAACATACTTCACCTGCAAAGAGAATCATGGTATTTTCGTACGTCAGTCCCAG ATCCAGTTGATTGAAGAAGGTGGAAGCTCTGCTACATCTCCAGACACACCTGAGTCAGGTGTCTCCAGACTGCCTCGGAAAG AAATTCAAGAAACCCCAGGAAAAGGAATAAAGCAG ACTCCAACTGCAAGGAAG TCAGCTGTGCGTCGTAGTACAAAG TGGAGTGCTCCCGGTCGACTTTCATACTCATCCTCCTTCCCCTCCCTCCTTATG ACTGGTCGTCCCTCTGCTCTTGGATCTGTTCCTGATTTGACGGAGAATGAGCCTGCTACACCTTCCCAAACTGCACTGGGTGCTCCCATAATGCCACAGCCCAGCGGAACCCCTGGAGGCTCTTCCCATGCAACCTCCACCAAG gaggaGGAGGCCCTGAGAGCTCAGGTGAAGGACCTGGAGGAGAAACTGGAGACTCTGAAAATGAAGCGAGCTGAAGACAAGGCAAAGCTCAAGGAGCTGGAGAAGCACAAAATTCAACTGGAGCAGTTGCAGGAGTGGAAGAGCAAGATGCAGGAACAGCAGAATGAGCTTCAGAAACAGCTAAAAGAGGCCAAGAGG GAAGCTAAGGAAGCCCTGGAGGCAAAGGAACGTTACATGGAGGAAATGGCAGACACTTCAGACGCTATAGAGATGGCAACACTGGATAAAGAGATGGCGGAAGAGAGGGCTGAGTCTCTGCAACAAGAGGTTGAGGGGTTAAAGGAGAAAGTGGAGGAGTTAACCATGGACCTAGAGATCCTCAAACATGAGATAGAGGAGAAAG GTTCAGATGGGGCAGCGTCTAGTTATCATGTGAAGCAGCTAGAGGAACAGAACAGCCGGCTAAAAGAGGCTCTGGTCAG AATGAGGGATCTATCTGCATCAGAGAAGCAGGAGCATTTGAAACTTCAGAAACAGATGGAGAAGAAGAACTCTGAGCTTGAGACTCTGAGAGTTCAGAAAGAGAAGCTGCAGGAAGAGATGAAAGAGGCTGAAGCCACGATTGATGAGCTGAAAGAGCAG GTGGATGCTGCTCTGGGAGCAGAAGAAATGGTGGAGACTCTGACTGGAAGAAATCTGGATTTGGAggaaaaagtgagagaaatgagagagactGTCAGTGACTTG GAAGCAATGAATGAGATGAATGACGAGCTGCAGGAGAATGCAAGGGAGACTGAGCTGGAGCTCAGGGAGCAGTTGGATCTTGCTGGAGCTCGGGTTCGAGAGGCAAATAAAAGAGTGGAGGCAGCTCAGGAGACTGTGGCAGATTACCAGCAAACTATCAATAAATACAGAGAACTCACTGCTCACCTGCAG GAAGTGAATCGTGAGCTGACCAGTCAGCAGAGTGCTTCAGCAGAGCAGCTGCAACAGCCTCCCACTGAACTCTTCGACTTTAAGATCAAATTTGCTGAAACCAAAGCTTACGCCAAG gcCATAGAGATGGAGCTACGTAAGATGGAGGTATCTCAGGCAAACAGACATGTATCTTTGCTTACCTCCTTTATGCCTGAGTCATTCCTGAGACATGGAGGAGATCATGACTGTGTTTTGGTCCTGCTACTCATCCCCCGACTCATCTGCAAG GCTGAGTTGATCATTAAACAGGCTCAGGAGAAATTTGATCTTAACGGAAATATtgtggacaggacaggacagcgAGGACCAGCTGGAGAACAGCAGAGCTTTGCCACTGGACTTgtttactctctcactctcctacAGGCCACATTGCACAAATATGAGCA GGCTCTAAATCAATGCAGTGTGGAGGTCTATAAGCGAATGGGAACACTGTTCTCTGAGATGAGTGTTCATGAGAGATGTCTAGACTTCTTCATTGATCTTCTTCACAAAGACCAGCTTGATGAAACTGTCCAAGTGGAGCCACTCACCAAGGCCATCAAATACTACCAG CAACTGTATGGCATCCACCTGGCggaacagactgaagactgcaCCGTGCAGCTGGCTGATCATATTAAATTTATCCAGAGCGCTCTGGACTGCATGGGGGCAGAGGTTGGTCGTCTGCGGGCCTTCCTGCAGCCAGGACAGGAAGGGACAGAATTTACCCTTCTACTGAAGGACTTGGACACTTCCTGTGGAGATATACGTCAGTTTTGTAAGAAAATCCGCCGCAGGATGCCTGGCACAGATGCTCCAGGAATTCCTGCAGCACTCAGTTACCCGCCTCAG GTAAGTGAAGTTCTGGTGGACTGTAGGAAGCAGATGGCTAGAGTACTTGCTGTTCTGCAAGAAGTGGCAGCAGCTGGAGCTCAAACGATTGCTCCCCTCGCTGAACAGGAAGGCCTTTCCTCCCTCAAACTGGAGGACCTGACCTTTAAAGCAGTTGAacag GTTTATGGTTCTCACGGTCTGAACCCTCAAGAGTGTCTGCGTCAGTCATGCAGCGCTGTAATAGCAACAATGAACAAGATGGCCACTGCCATGCAGGAGGGAGAGTATGACTCAGAGAAACCCCAGCGAGTG CCTCCACCTGTAGAATCTCGAGCTGCTGCTTTGAGAGCTGAGATCACTGATGCTGAGGGACTGGGTCTGAAGTTGGAGGACAGAGAGACTGTTATCAAGGAGCTCAAAAAATCACTGAAAATCAAG GGAGAGGAACTGAGTGAGGCAAATGTGCGTCTGAGTTTGCTGGAGAAGAAACTGGACACATCCACTAAAGATGCAGATGAACGAGTGGAGAAGATCCAAACCAAACTGGACGAGGCTCTGACTCTgctgaagaagaaagagaa gGAGTTTGAGGAGACGATGGATGCTCTCCAGGCTGATATTGATCAGCTGGAGGCAGAGAAAGCGGAACTAAAGCAGAGACTCAGCAGCCAAACACGGGTCGCTGTTGAAGGTGTGCGCGGGTCCCCAGCATCCGGCATCGCTTCCATTGTTACGGGAACTGCAGCAG gaggaGGTATTGTGGGAGGTATATCTGGATCTGTTCAGGTGGTGGATTCTCCGCTCATGAGGCAGCAGATTGACGTCCAGAGACTCGCCATCAAACACTTGAAGAATGAAAACTACAGACTCAag GCTGAGAAGATGAAGGCTCAGCTGGCATCTCTTCCACCTCTCAACACCCCGAACTTGTCTCAGAGAATTAAGGAGGGTGCTCTGACTGAGGGGGCAGCAGGATCTTTGTATCGCAAAACTGACCTGCTCCTCAACAACCTGCTGAAAATGAGTGCAGGGGTCAGGGTTGTGGACATCACCGGAAAAACCCCAG TAAGTGCGAGTGCTCAGCTGTTAGAGCAGATGGCCAGATTGCAGTCTCTCAGTGAAGCTCTGGACAAACTGAag agtgaAGTATCTGAGCACATAGTAAGTCAGCAGTCAGGGGCTCAGGTTTGCTCAGATTTTGCCACATTCCCCTCATCTCCTTTCATCAAG GCCgaggaagagaagaggaggtgtggaacagtgttggTGGGTAAAGTGATGATCCCTTGCTCTCGTGGTAAAGAGCAGGCTCATTCACTCATCCTGACTCACCCTCAGCTCCAGCAAGTTCATCACCTCTTGATGACATAA